The following are encoded in a window of Bacillus sp. SORGH_AS_0510 genomic DNA:
- the rsfS gene encoding ribosome silencing factor, which yields MSNQDLLKLAVKAADDKRAEDILALNMKGISLIADYFIICHGNSDKQVQAIAREIKEKAQENGYDVKRMEGFDEARWVLIDLGDVVAHVFHREERSYYNLERLWGDAPLEDIHSELNS from the coding sequence ATGAGTAATCAAGACCTATTAAAATTAGCTGTAAAAGCAGCCGATGACAAACGTGCGGAAGATATATTGGCATTAAATATGAAGGGAATCTCTCTAATTGCTGACTATTTTATTATTTGTCATGGTAATTCGGATAAACAGGTCCAAGCAATAGCACGAGAGATTAAAGAAAAAGCGCAAGAAAACGGCTATGATGTTAAAAGAATGGAAGGCTTCGATGAAGCAAGATGGGTCTTAATTGATTTAGGTGACGTCGTAGCACACGTGTTCCATCGTGAGGAAAGAAGCTACTACAACCTTGAACGTCTATGGGGCGATGCACCGCTTGAAGATATCCATAGTGAGTTAAATTCATGA
- the spoIIP gene encoding stage II sporulation protein P — MKNARTSGAFLIVQGTSLLKIIAALLLFMILIFSISGLLTSLKPQYRLMSSSVNQAATNVNGELLYQLMGWENHHFLKVENNWAATPTLTNLVFKLSSNINLNDPRSLLGRELPGFYQFDGKILVAGEGTNYTNMPIESAPPIEIMKAEREAALQNLEGLDKPADENPSTKPGQTTGDRKVVYVYFSHNRESYLPYLKGVTDPDMAYHSQINVTKIGDQLKTSLKERGIGSFIDKTDIQASLNKKGWNFAKSYLESRSVVETAMASNRDLHYFIDIHRDSQRKDKTTVAINGKSYAKIAFIIGGKNPNYEKNAKLATELHNLLDKKYKGLSRGVIVKNAAGSNSIYNQNLSPNAILIEFGGVDNTFEELNRSADALADVFSEYYWQAEKVNQDVEQSTDKQ; from the coding sequence ATGAAAAATGCTAGGACATCAGGTGCGTTTTTGATTGTCCAAGGGACAAGCTTACTTAAAATAATTGCTGCTCTTTTACTCTTTATGATATTGATCTTTTCAATAAGCGGCCTCTTAACTTCATTGAAGCCACAGTACAGATTGATGTCATCTTCTGTCAATCAAGCAGCCACCAATGTGAATGGAGAGCTCCTGTACCAGCTGATGGGGTGGGAAAATCATCATTTTCTAAAAGTTGAAAATAACTGGGCCGCCACACCCACTCTTACCAATTTAGTCTTTAAATTATCTAGTAATATTAACTTGAATGACCCGCGGAGCCTTCTAGGAAGAGAACTCCCAGGATTCTATCAATTTGATGGAAAAATTCTGGTGGCTGGAGAAGGAACCAATTATACGAACATGCCAATTGAATCTGCACCACCAATAGAAATCATGAAGGCAGAGCGTGAAGCTGCCCTGCAAAACCTTGAAGGATTAGACAAGCCAGCAGATGAGAATCCATCCACGAAACCAGGTCAAACAACAGGTGATCGAAAAGTGGTATATGTTTACTTCTCACATAATCGGGAATCCTATTTACCATACCTAAAGGGTGTAACTGACCCGGATATGGCTTATCATTCACAGATTAATGTCACTAAGATAGGGGACCAGCTTAAGACAAGCCTTAAAGAAAGAGGAATTGGGAGTTTTATTGACAAGACAGATATACAAGCAAGCCTCAATAAAAAGGGTTGGAATTTTGCTAAGTCCTATCTCGAATCACGTTCTGTTGTTGAAACAGCGATGGCCTCCAATAGGGATTTACACTATTTTATTGATATTCACCGAGATTCACAGCGTAAAGACAAAACGACTGTAGCGATTAATGGAAAATCCTATGCTAAGATTGCCTTCATCATCGGCGGGAAAAACCCTAATTATGAGAAGAACGCGAAGCTAGCAACTGAATTACACAATCTACTTGATAAAAAATATAAAGGGTTAAGCAGAGGGGTTATAGTTAAAAATGCAGCAGGTTCTAATAGTATCTATAATCAAAACCTATCACCCAATGCCATCTTGATTGAATTTGGCGGGGTGGATAATACGTTTGAGGAGTTGAACCGCTCAGCCGATGCCTTAGCTGATGTATTTAGCGAATATTACTGGCAGGCAGAAAAAGTAAATCAGGATGTTGAACAATCGACCGATAAACAATAA
- a CDS encoding DNA internalization-related competence protein ComEC/Rec2: MHGKYLYCAISALLGVLSALVSFLPFFMLILCYSYLLYKYKRFIKEHLALVICIFIVFFLVATRAEKNNHTIMPESLATFALEYTDNPKIDCDLLQVQAKETYYHENLVVRYKIKSENEKNALQNTSFFSAICRVSGTLKKPSIAKNPNGFDYRSYLSTKKIYWIVEIDESPLHQCSPSSPSLLTLIKKLRFSGTHYLAENFPIEISSLSAALIFGDKSLLEPDLLEHYQKTGIVHLLAISGLHVSLLIAGVFYLGLRLGMTRQFMINSLLITIPIYVVLTGASPSVIRAGIMIFLVLVTTKWKMRLRLHSMDAISLSFLVFLICNPMVIFDVGFQLSFSVSFAIILSASTIMSYYRLNITRMLVTSLVSQLAAFPFLLYHFFELSLLGVAVNLLYIPLFSFVYLPGLYFLFCFQLLLSKTPSMIVRIFTKLISFFNEFIDFIAQISFGRVITGRPNLIFLLIDVLIIFAIFYLWECLFYPKRIQHLIVLGLTLLFLQNMCSHLNPNGEVTMIDVGQGDSIFIQLPFQKGAILIDTGGTMQYQEEPWKRQAKPFEVGRDVVVPFLKGKGVTKINKLILTHGDIDHIGGAYSVINEMNVQQILMPSVAETSDTELELIKLAEKKRIPVVRVAAGDHWNEKGYEFFVLSPQARNFIGERNRGSIAFVTRLGGLNWFFGGDLDQEGEEQIIKENPRLTVDALKVGHHGSKTSSSEMFLHQVKPKIALISAGEKNRFGHPHPEVLERLTEANTKIFRTDLQGAITYRFQKQNGTISTFLP, from the coding sequence ATGCATGGAAAATATTTATATTGTGCCATTTCCGCATTGTTAGGCGTCTTAAGTGCGCTTGTTTCGTTTTTACCCTTCTTTATGTTAATTCTGTGTTATAGCTATTTACTTTATAAATATAAAAGGTTTATCAAAGAACATTTGGCGTTGGTAATCTGTATTTTCATAGTATTTTTTTTGGTTGCGACGAGGGCTGAAAAAAACAATCACACTATCATGCCCGAGTCATTGGCTACATTCGCTTTGGAGTATACAGACAATCCTAAAATAGATTGCGATTTATTACAGGTCCAGGCCAAAGAAACGTATTATCATGAAAATCTTGTGGTGAGGTATAAAATAAAATCTGAAAATGAAAAAAATGCTTTGCAGAATACCAGCTTTTTTAGTGCTATATGTAGAGTATCAGGAACATTAAAAAAACCCTCGATTGCGAAAAATCCCAACGGATTTGATTATCGCAGCTATTTATCCACAAAGAAAATATATTGGATAGTAGAAATTGATGAAAGCCCTTTACATCAATGCTCCCCAAGCTCACCTTCGTTGCTTACTCTGATCAAAAAACTTCGATTTTCCGGTACCCATTATCTAGCTGAAAATTTTCCTATTGAAATTTCATCGTTGTCAGCTGCTTTAATTTTTGGAGACAAGAGCTTACTTGAACCGGATTTGCTTGAACATTATCAAAAAACGGGAATTGTTCATTTATTGGCTATTTCAGGCCTCCATGTATCCCTTCTAATTGCGGGTGTATTTTATTTGGGACTAAGGCTTGGAATGACACGGCAGTTCATGATAAATTCCTTATTAATCACAATACCCATCTATGTGGTACTCACAGGAGCATCTCCTTCCGTCATAAGGGCTGGCATAATGATATTCCTTGTATTAGTAACAACAAAATGGAAAATGCGATTAAGGCTACATTCAATGGACGCCATAAGCTTATCTTTTCTTGTCTTTTTAATTTGCAATCCAATGGTTATTTTTGATGTCGGCTTTCAGCTCTCATTTTCAGTAAGCTTTGCCATTATCCTGTCTGCTAGCACAATTATGTCCTATTATAGGCTCAATATAACAAGGATGTTAGTCACTTCCTTGGTTTCTCAATTAGCTGCTTTTCCATTTTTACTCTACCATTTTTTTGAGCTTTCATTATTAGGAGTAGCAGTAAATCTGTTATACATCCCTTTGTTTTCTTTTGTTTATCTTCCAGGACTGTACTTCCTCTTCTGCTTTCAACTCTTACTAAGCAAGACTCCCTCCATGATTGTACGAATATTTACAAAACTAATTTCTTTTTTCAATGAATTCATCGATTTTATAGCACAAATATCTTTTGGCAGGGTTATTACTGGCAGGCCAAATCTCATATTTCTTTTAATAGATGTGCTTATAATTTTTGCGATATTTTATCTTTGGGAGTGCTTGTTTTATCCCAAAAGGATTCAACATTTAATTGTTTTGGGACTCACTTTACTCTTTCTTCAAAATATGTGCAGCCATTTGAATCCAAATGGAGAAGTGACCATGATTGATGTCGGACAAGGGGATAGCATATTTATTCAACTGCCCTTCCAAAAAGGGGCCATCCTAATTGATACAGGCGGAACGATGCAATACCAAGAAGAACCATGGAAACGGCAGGCGAAACCGTTTGAAGTTGGAAGGGATGTTGTGGTACCTTTTCTGAAAGGAAAAGGGGTGACAAAAATAAATAAACTCATATTAACCCATGGAGATATTGACCATATCGGCGGGGCTTATTCTGTGATCAATGAAATGAATGTACAACAAATTCTCATGCCATCGGTGGCGGAAACGTCAGACACAGAACTTGAGCTTATTAAATTAGCCGAAAAAAAACGGATACCTGTTGTAAGGGTAGCGGCAGGGGATCATTGGAATGAAAAGGGCTATGAATTTTTTGTTCTATCACCGCAAGCAAGAAATTTTATTGGTGAAAGAAATCGTGGTTCAATTGCATTTGTAACCCGCTTAGGCGGTTTGAATTGGTTTTTTGGAGGAGATCTTGATCAGGAAGGAGAGGAGCAAATCATAAAAGAAAACCCTCGATTGACAGTGGATGCTCTCAAAGTAGGTCATCATGGGAGTAAAACATCCAGCTCCGAAATGTTTTTACATCAAGTTAAGCCTAAGATAGCGTTAATTTCGGCAGGTGAAAAAAACCGTTTCGGCCATCCGCATCCAGAAGTCCTAGAACGGTTGACGGAAGCAAATACCAAAATATTTCGCACAGATTTACAAGGGGCGATTACCTATCGATTTCAAAAACAGAATGGAACCATTTCAACCTTTTTACCATAA
- a CDS encoding class I SAM-dependent methyltransferase, whose protein sequence is MSYEQFAYLYDELMKDAPYEEWVKFVKEKLEQYDVTGERLLDLACGTGELSIRFADEGFQVTGVDLSSDMLAVAQAKAENRGVRIPFFEQNMIDLDGQGEFDVIGIFCDSLNYLQTENEVKATFTTALQHLAHSGLFIFDVHSTYKVAHGFIDQTFALNDEHLSYIWNSFAGEDEYSVEHDLSFFVLDELSGKYERYDEFHYQRTYPVEQYSSWLNEAGFELLEVCADFESELPSPESERIFFIARKK, encoded by the coding sequence ATGAGTTATGAACAGTTTGCCTATTTATATGATGAGCTAATGAAGGATGCTCCTTATGAGGAATGGGTAAAGTTCGTAAAAGAGAAGCTTGAGCAATATGATGTTACTGGGGAGCGATTGCTTGATTTAGCCTGCGGAACGGGGGAGCTTTCCATTCGTTTTGCGGATGAAGGATTTCAAGTAACGGGTGTAGACTTGTCCTCAGATATGCTAGCTGTTGCTCAGGCAAAGGCAGAAAATAGAGGGGTTCGGATTCCGTTTTTTGAGCAGAATATGATTGATTTAGATGGCCAAGGAGAATTTGATGTCATCGGTATTTTTTGTGATTCGCTCAATTATCTGCAAACCGAAAATGAGGTTAAAGCCACATTTACTACTGCTCTTCAGCATTTGGCTCATAGTGGATTATTTATTTTTGATGTCCATTCTACCTATAAAGTTGCTCATGGTTTTATCGATCAAACGTTTGCCCTTAATGATGAGCATCTTTCATATATTTGGAATAGTTTCGCTGGGGAAGATGAATATAGTGTCGAACATGATTTAAGTTTTTTTGTTCTTGATGAATTGTCGGGGAAATATGAACGGTATGATGAATTTCATTACCAACGAACCTATCCTGTTGAGCAATACTCATCTTGGTTAAATGAGGCTGGTTTTGAATTACTGGAAGTATGTGCAGATTTTGAATCTGAATTACCAAGTCCAGAATCGGAACGGATCTTTTTTATAGCAAGAAAAAAATAA
- the yhbY gene encoding ribosome assembly RNA-binding protein YhbY has translation MLTGKQKRFLRSKAHHLDPIFQVGKGGVNENMIKQVADALEARELFKISVLQNCEEDKTEVAEQLAEGTGAEIVQIIGNTIVLYKESVEKKTITLP, from the coding sequence ATGTTAACAGGTAAACAAAAACGTTTTTTGCGTTCAAAAGCACATCATTTAGATCCAATTTTTCAAGTAGGAAAAGGCGGAGTAAATGAAAATATGATAAAACAAGTAGCTGATGCACTCGAGGCTAGAGAACTATTTAAAATCAGTGTCCTGCAAAATTGTGAAGAAGATAAAACAGAAGTTGCAGAACAGCTAGCAGAAGGAACAGGCGCTGAGATCGTACAAATCATTGGTAACACGATTGTCCTTTATAAAGAGTCTGTTGAAAAGAAAACGATCACCCTTCCATAA
- the holA gene encoding DNA polymerase III subunit delta yields the protein MVLDIWKKIKKREIAPIYLLYGTEAFLINETKQLLLNHILDEEEKDFNFSAYDLEETPIDVALEDAETFPFLGEKKVVFLHNPVFLTAEKTREKVVHDLSKLEAYLKEPAPYTVMVISAPYEKLDERKKITKELKRNAELVEAKKLNEHELKNWIKDRASGNGIEIEAAAIDQLLALVGTNMFMITTEVDKLALYAAEHKRIDVDLVEKLVARSLEQNIFTLIEKVVQRRLDEALRIYYDLLKQNEEPIKILALLAGQFRLIYQVKELSRRGYGQQQIASYLKTHPFRVKLASGQANKFTDEELAQLMELLADADYQMKTGGMNKSLLIEMLLFRLKK from the coding sequence ATGGTTTTAGATATTTGGAAGAAAATCAAAAAAAGGGAAATTGCTCCTATCTATTTATTATATGGAACAGAGGCATTTTTAATCAATGAAACGAAACAACTACTCCTTAACCATATTTTAGACGAAGAGGAAAAGGATTTTAATTTTTCTGCTTATGACTTAGAGGAAACACCTATTGATGTAGCCTTGGAAGATGCAGAAACTTTCCCTTTTTTAGGAGAAAAAAAGGTTGTTTTCTTACATAATCCTGTGTTTTTAACTGCTGAAAAAACTAGGGAAAAGGTTGTACATGATTTATCAAAATTGGAAGCCTACCTGAAAGAACCAGCGCCATATACGGTAATGGTGATTTCAGCGCCATATGAAAAACTAGACGAGCGTAAAAAAATCACCAAAGAACTAAAAAGGAACGCGGAATTAGTAGAAGCAAAAAAGTTAAATGAGCATGAGTTAAAAAACTGGATAAAGGACCGTGCATCGGGAAATGGGATTGAAATTGAGGCAGCTGCAATTGATCAATTGCTCGCTTTAGTTGGAACCAATATGTTCATGATTACCACAGAAGTAGATAAGCTTGCGTTGTATGCAGCGGAACATAAAAGAATTGATGTAGACCTAGTTGAAAAATTAGTTGCCCGATCACTGGAGCAGAACATTTTTACCTTAATTGAGAAGGTTGTTCAGCGAAGACTTGATGAAGCCCTAAGAATTTATTATGATTTGCTAAAGCAAAATGAAGAACCAATAAAAATTCTAGCCTTACTTGCGGGGCAATTTCGATTAATATACCAAGTAAAAGAACTCTCTAGGAGAGGATACGGTCAACAACAAATTGCTAGTTACTTAAAAACGCATCCATTTCGTGTCAAATTGGCAAGTGGACAAGCAAATAAATTCACTGATGAAGAATTAGCACAATTAATGGAATTGCTTGCTGATGCTGATTACCAAATGAAAACAGGTGGAATGAATAAATCGTTGCTTATTGAGATGTTATTGTTTCGCTTAAAAAAGTAA
- a CDS encoding nicotinate-nucleotide adenylyltransferase: protein MKKVGILGGTFDPPHYGHLMIANEVLSVLQLDEIWFMPNQEPPHKKKTSTVKNEDRLRMLELATQGNNAFKIETIELERKGPSYTIDTMKMINAKYPNHQFFFIIGADMIEYLPKWQQIDELIKLVQFVGVHRPSYSHETNYPVLYVEVPGMDVSSSMIRERFKNGKTIRYLLPDVVIDYIEENHLYGT, encoded by the coding sequence ATGAAGAAGGTTGGAATATTGGGTGGAACATTTGACCCGCCGCACTATGGTCATTTGATGATTGCTAATGAGGTTCTTTCCGTGCTTCAGCTTGATGAAATTTGGTTCATGCCAAATCAAGAGCCGCCTCATAAGAAAAAGACAAGTACCGTCAAAAACGAAGACCGTCTTCGGATGCTTGAGCTTGCTACTCAAGGAAATAATGCTTTTAAAATAGAGACCATAGAATTAGAACGAAAAGGTCCCTCTTATACGATTGACACAATGAAGATGATTAATGCGAAGTATCCTAATCATCAATTTTTCTTTATCATTGGGGCTGACATGATAGAATATTTACCGAAATGGCAACAGATTGATGAGCTTATTAAGCTCGTTCAATTTGTTGGTGTACATAGACCATCATATAGCCATGAAACAAATTATCCTGTACTTTATGTAGAAGTACCAGGCATGGATGTGTCCTCAAGTATGATTAGAGAACGGTTCAAGAATGGGAAGACCATCCGTTATTTGTTGCCTGATGTTGTCATTGATTATATTGAGGAGAATCATTTATATGGAACGTGA
- a CDS encoding helix-hairpin-helix domain-containing protein, giving the protein MKDWLLEHKFYVVIAFVIGLSSIYYLYNNKDVPVASESISIEKKLGEKREEKTNNKQKESQEKTEQIMVDVKGQIKQPGVYQANTGERVIDVISRAGGLTDQADQTQINFAEHVADEMVVYVPAKGEAADAIAGNMDNQNATGSRSQEQGKININKADTTELQNLPGIGPSKADAILEYRNTNGPFKTVEDLKNISGIGEKTFEKLKDLIVVR; this is encoded by the coding sequence ATGAAAGACTGGCTGTTAGAGCATAAGTTTTATGTGGTTATTGCTTTTGTTATCGGGTTGAGTAGTATTTATTATCTTTACAACAATAAAGATGTACCCGTCGCTTCTGAGTCAATTTCCATTGAAAAAAAGCTTGGTGAAAAGAGGGAGGAAAAGACAAATAATAAACAAAAGGAAAGTCAGGAAAAAACTGAACAAATAATGGTTGATGTAAAAGGACAAATCAAGCAGCCAGGAGTCTATCAAGCAAATACGGGGGAGCGGGTCATTGATGTCATAAGCAGGGCGGGTGGTTTAACAGATCAAGCCGATCAAACTCAAATTAACTTTGCTGAGCATGTTGCAGATGAAATGGTGGTTTATGTTCCGGCTAAGGGAGAAGCGGCTGATGCTATAGCTGGCAACATGGATAACCAGAATGCAACTGGAAGTCGAAGTCAGGAACAGGGGAAAATAAATATCAATAAAGCGGACACCACTGAGTTGCAAAATTTACCGGGAATAGGTCCGTCAAAGGCGGATGCAATTTTGGAATATAGGAATACAAATGGCCCATTTAAAACAGTAGAAGATTTAAAAAATATTAGTGGAATAGGGGAAAAGACGTTCGAAAAATTAAAGGATTTAATTGTTGTCCGGTAA
- a CDS encoding YqxA family protein, with the protein MKLFMLKSFGIAALMLISVLTGMQLANNGIHKMKGYDDPNFHQAVSLKETDNHINASILGNNISSHDIEAKKKKLEEISAYNFFSSMGKKMSEGISNASENVIRKIMK; encoded by the coding sequence ATGAAACTTTTTATGCTCAAAAGCTTTGGTATCGCCGCTCTCATGCTAATCTCAGTTTTGACAGGAATGCAATTAGCAAATAACGGAATCCATAAGATGAAAGGGTATGATGATCCCAATTTCCACCAGGCCGTCAGCTTAAAGGAAACAGATAATCATATTAATGCTTCTATACTAGGCAATAATATTTCCAGCCATGATATTGAAGCGAAAAAAAAGAAGCTCGAGGAGATCAGTGCCTATAATTTCTTTTCATCCATGGGTAAGAAAATGTCAGAAGGAATATCAAATGCATCGGAAAACGTCATCCGAAAAATAATGAAATAA
- the gpr gene encoding GPR endopeptidase encodes MSESIDLSQYSVRTDLAIEAREMVLAGRKGSVEQEEDLSQIEGVIIKEKDVDDIKISLVEVTKQGEQQLGKKAGRYLTVEVQGIRQQNTETQKKVEGIFAREFAHFLEGSGIKKTDSCLVVGLGNWNVTPDALGPMVCENLLITRHLFQLQPENVDEGYRSVSALSPGVMGLTGIETSDIIFGVVEKSKPDFVIAIDALASRSIERVNSTIQISDTGIHPGSGVGNKRKELSKETLGIPVIAIGVPTVVDAVSITSDTIDFILKHFGKELKEGNRPSRALAPAGMSFGEKRKLTEEDLPEEKHRKTFLGIVGTLPDDEKRKLIYEVLAPIGHNLMVTPKEVDVFIEDMANLIANGLNSSLHSAVDQENAGYYTK; translated from the coding sequence ATGAGTGAATCGATAGACTTAAGTCAATACTCTGTTCGAACCGACTTAGCCATTGAGGCAAGAGAGATGGTACTTGCTGGGAGAAAAGGAAGTGTCGAACAAGAAGAGGATCTATCTCAAATTGAAGGAGTCATAATTAAGGAAAAAGATGTAGATGATATAAAAATTTCGTTGGTTGAAGTAACAAAACAAGGTGAGCAGCAGTTAGGGAAAAAAGCAGGTCGATATTTGACTGTGGAAGTTCAAGGGATTAGACAGCAAAATACGGAGACTCAGAAAAAGGTGGAGGGCATTTTCGCAAGGGAGTTTGCTCACTTTCTAGAAGGATCCGGTATTAAGAAAACCGACTCTTGTCTTGTGGTGGGGCTCGGGAATTGGAATGTTACTCCAGATGCATTGGGCCCAATGGTATGTGAAAACCTTCTAATTACAAGACACCTATTTCAGCTTCAACCTGAAAATGTGGATGAAGGATATAGATCTGTCAGTGCCCTGTCCCCTGGTGTTATGGGACTAACTGGGATTGAAACAAGTGATATTATTTTCGGAGTCGTTGAAAAATCAAAACCAGACTTTGTTATTGCTATTGATGCTCTAGCATCAAGGTCAATTGAAAGGGTGAATTCTACCATTCAAATTTCTGATACAGGTATTCACCCTGGTTCTGGTGTTGGTAATAAAAGAAAAGAACTCAGTAAAGAGACATTGGGGATACCTGTCATTGCAATTGGTGTTCCTACAGTGGTGGATGCAGTTTCCATTACTAGTGATACGATTGACTTTATCCTGAAACACTTTGGAAAAGAATTGAAGGAAGGGAATCGCCCTTCCAGAGCGTTGGCACCAGCTGGCATGAGTTTTGGTGAAAAGAGAAAGTTAACTGAAGAAGATCTACCTGAAGAAAAGCATCGCAAAACGTTCCTTGGAATTGTCGGGACGCTGCCAGATGATGAAAAAAGAAAGTTGATTTATGAGGTACTTGCACCAATTGGCCATAATTTAATGGTTACTCCAAAGGAAGTGGATGTCTTTATAGAGGATATGGCTAACCTCATAGCAAATGGTCTAAACTCTTCACTTCATTCTGCGGTTGATCAGGAAAATGCAGGATACTATACAAAATAA
- the rpsT gene encoding 30S ribosomal protein S20: MPNIKSAIKRVKTTEARNAQNTTAKSAMRTAVKKAEAAVATNDAATAKEALVTAASKLDKAAAKGLIHKNAAARKKSRLMKKSNAL, translated from the coding sequence ATGCCTAACATTAAATCTGCTATTAAGCGTGTAAAAACGACTGAAGCTCGTAATGCTCAAAATACAACTGCTAAATCTGCAATGCGTACGGCTGTTAAGAAAGCAGAAGCTGCTGTTGCAACAAACGACGCTGCTACTGCTAAAGAAGCATTAGTAACTGCTGCTAGTAAATTAGACAAGGCTGCTGCAAAAGGTCTTATCCATAAAAATGCTGCTGCTCGTAAAAAATCACGTCTAATGAAAAAATCAAACGCTCTATAA
- a CDS encoding YqzM family protein, with protein MNQFEKNVQSKRNDAIDSGVGFGVSFGFFALLFIIATVIKLIGS; from the coding sequence GTGAATCAATTCGAAAAAAACGTGCAAAGCAAACGTAATGACGCTATCGATTCTGGAGTAGGATTTGGGGTTTCTTTTGGATTTTTTGCTTTATTGTTCATTATCGCAACTGTTATTAAATTAATCGGTTCATAA
- the yqeK gene encoding bis(5'-nucleosyl)-tetraphosphatase (symmetrical) YqeK codes for MERERALQLVKEQLTEHRYQHTIGVMETAITLAKQYGADEKKAELAAIFHDYAKFRPKEEMKEIISSKGYPLDLLEYNAELWHAPAGAYLVENEVGITDQEILDAIRYHTSGRVGMTLLEKVIYLADYIEPGRHFPGVDEVRELAKLNLNRALVKSVQNTILFLLKKNQKVYPDTFYTYNDLVNKLED; via the coding sequence ATGGAACGTGAAAGAGCATTACAGCTAGTGAAAGAACAGTTAACGGAGCATCGATATCAACATACAATCGGAGTCATGGAAACAGCCATAACATTAGCCAAGCAATATGGAGCTGATGAAAAAAAGGCTGAGTTAGCTGCTATTTTTCATGATTATGCAAAATTTCGTCCAAAAGAGGAAATGAAGGAAATCATTTCCTCAAAAGGATACCCTCTGGACTTACTGGAATATAATGCGGAATTATGGCATGCGCCTGCGGGTGCATATTTAGTTGAGAATGAAGTAGGAATTACCGACCAAGAAATTCTAGATGCCATCCGCTACCATACATCAGGAAGAGTAGGAATGACCTTATTAGAAAAAGTGATCTATTTGGCAGATTATATTGAACCAGGCCGTCACTTTCCGGGGGTAGACGAAGTAAGAGAACTGGCTAAATTAAATTTAAATCGTGCACTGGTTAAATCAGTGCAAAATACAATTTTATTTTTATTAAAAAAGAATCAAAAGGTGTACCCTGATACATTTTATACTTACAATGACCTTGTCAATAAACTGGAGGATTGA